A single Cucumis melo cultivar AY chromosome 4, USDA_Cmelo_AY_1.0, whole genome shotgun sequence DNA region contains:
- the LOC103490060 gene encoding homeobox-leucine zipper protein HDG2-like translates to MTTLRLKDRTENQCSEMLLATETKLPEIEGLVPKPSVEQINDHEEVSNPENDAPIEVSYDNSNHSCLVDIFYNDELDFLEVQRINNIIKAAYKEFMAIAIAAKAWILDPPAVGAVEEFQEMFHTPPPHGYTVERTVETAILSIPSRSLMSIMMDGGKWASMFSSIICSESDEIVLVPLKKFWMTGPCDWDFVLMNAQFRLPAEFLPRWNTRFLRFKKLIVGDTYAIFDVSTDYFENMTADPTQKIVYKRRPSGLIVRPIGFLSEVIWIENAEVKKIDIPNHMHSTFTPNFHLTAKQWISMISQNLKRINGRIVTPDMFDESMDVPDLLTIGNNLRKYFLQTVNPFPTERTWDLFSDDKIRISRDIKASYIGYHDDCIAIRTVCIAETPTTLLTYLDVNNHIFQTSKNSQAQLEMAVALLATDESSCTILSMKKEIGDEDSKDNKFFLQESTENEYCSFILSSQMSEADVHISLLPRFCRNSLFLRPSGFAIMPAGPGGLQSKASFVTIYIRRELKNMKVEQVIEAMSCHVNAVIDRISNIQFPCAIDGEVEHN, encoded by the exons ATG ACAACCCTTAGACTGAAAGATCGCACTGAAAATCAGTGCTCAGAAATGTTGCTTGCAACGGAAACTAAGTTACCCGAGATTGAGGGATTGGTGCCCAAACCATCCGTTGAACAGATAAATGATCATGAAGAAGTGTCTAATCCGGAAAACGATGCCCCTATTGAGGTTTCATATGATAACTCTAAT CATTCGTGCCTGGTGGACATTTTTTACAATGATGAACTCGACTTCCTTGAAGTGCAAAggataaataatataataaaagcTGCGTACAAGGAATTCATGGCAATAGCTATCGCAGCAAAGGCTTGGATTTTGGATCCTCCAGCAGTAGGTGCTGTAGAGGAATTTCAAGAGATGTTCCACACTCCACCACCTCATGGATATACAGTTGAACGTACAGTCGAGACTGCCATTCTTTCTATTCCTTCACGTTCACTGATGTCAATAATGATGGATGGG GGGAAATGGGCTTCAATGTTTTCAAGCATCATTTGTTCTGAATCAGATGAAATTGTTCTCGTTCCTTTGAAAAAATTTTGGATGACTGGTCCATGTGATTGGGACTTTGTATTG ATGAATGCCCAGTTTAGACTGCCAGCTGAATTCCTGCCAAGATGGAACACTCGCTTTTTGAGATTTAAGAAACTGATCGTGGGGGATACATATGCAATTTTTGATGTGTCAACTGATTATTTTGAGAATATGACAGCTGATCCTACACAGAAAATTGTATATAAACGGAGGCCTTCAGGACTGATAGTTCGACCGATTGGTTTTCTGTCTGAG GTCATATGGATAGAAAATGCAGAGGTGAAGAAGATTGACATCCCTAACCATATGCACTCAACGTTCACTCCAAACTTTCATTTAACTGCAAAGCAATGGATCAGCATGATATCGCAAAATTTGAAACGTATAAATGGCAGGATAGTGACTCCAGATATGTTCGATGAAAGCATGG ATGTGCCTGATTTGCTGACAATTGGGAACAATCTGAGGAAATATTTTCTACAAACAGTTAATCCTTTTCCAACAGAAAGAACATGGGATTTGTTTTCTGATGATAAAATAAGGATTTCGAGAGACATAAAAGCAAGTTACATTGGCTATCACGATGATTGTATTGCCATACGTACCGTATGTATTGCTGAAACCCCCACCACACTGTTAACATATCTAGACGTAAATAATCACATTTTTCAG ACGAGCAAAAATTCACAAGCACAGCTCGAGATGGCAGTTGCACTTTTGGCAACAGATGAAAGTTCTTGCACTATTTTAAgtatgaaaaaagaaataggAGACGAGGATTCTAAG GACAATAAATTTTTCCTACAAGAGTCTACAGAGAATGAATATTGCTCCTTCATCCTATCATCACAAATGTCAGAAGCGGATGTTCATATCTCTCTCCTACCAAGGTTTTGTAGGAATAGTTTGTTTTTGAGACCTTCCGGTTTTGCCATAATGCCTGCAGGACCAGGAGGTCTACAGTCCAAGGCATCATTTGTGACCATATATATTCGTCGGGAGCTCAAAAATATGAAAGTTGAACAAGTGATTGAAGCAATGAGTTGTCACGTGAATGCTGTCATTGATCGAATATCCAATATTCAATTTCCATGTGCTATAGATGGGGAGGTTGAACACAATTAA